A portion of the Edaphobacter bradus genome contains these proteins:
- a CDS encoding tetratricopeptide repeat protein, whose translation MIARFTSSGIFRSTVTVLCCCGYAIAQSRTPHCKGPAELERAIAAHPSAAAYDALGAYFGQQQRFSCALSAFRSALHLAPGSWEAHYDLAIALLQHGDAEQAVRELRTASGLKPGTPRIQLALGVALNQSNQPDAAIDAFKAVLKIDAKSIPALDGLTKALIAEKRYSAAIAYLKDAPPDEVLALNLAIAYSKNGNLEEALQTLSAIVKDHPDYAQAHVNLAILYTQQSRYRDAADEFQQALRLDPTDDVARASYIKALIILAQLDTALPLAEDYLRRKPNDFEALYLVGAVDRELGRYTEAERTLSKAVALQPDHYDAHYDLGFVLAKLDKFAEARVQFERALQLNPGSSEARFQLASVLRSLGQKDQANEELKVFQQKKAETVKQDVAGVKVNQANQYLVTGEVQKALELYREALAEDANNSRTYYDYALALDRAGDLAAERDALAKSIALDPAFAPAHNQLGLLSLQAGQMADAEQQLKLAISLDPQYSEAQGNLGVLYGQQGNNQEAERLFRQATENNPKYTRAFVNLGLVLASQARFAEAEEVLHHAVQLESNNTSALTADAMVLTRLNRHAEAIASFRKVIELNPQAAEAHLNLGIALADQFNLNDALAEFSEAVRLAPDSAVAHYNRGRVLLDLQRNQEAKPELEAATKLDSRSTESWYLLGLIARQSGDTETAIGQFSQAVALKPDYAEARYMLGRELLHKGDSAGATQQWRKAIEIQPDYGEALYNLARLLAKSDPEDAKRLQTRFDDLQTQKHLMDRAQTLGNFALASAEAHDWPQAIAQLKEGIELCKDCSALPLLHKDLGLIYCRSGELKNGRAELLVAQKLSPADPDVAKALQILDSMQK comes from the coding sequence ATGATTGCTCGCTTTACCTCTTCCGGTATATTTCGTTCCACCGTAACTGTCCTGTGTTGCTGCGGCTACGCCATCGCTCAATCACGGACGCCGCATTGCAAAGGTCCGGCCGAGTTGGAGCGCGCCATCGCCGCGCATCCTTCAGCGGCTGCCTACGATGCGCTCGGCGCTTACTTTGGGCAGCAACAGCGGTTCTCTTGCGCCCTCTCCGCCTTCCGCTCTGCGCTCCATCTTGCCCCCGGGTCGTGGGAGGCTCACTATGATCTCGCGATTGCCCTCCTGCAACACGGCGATGCGGAACAAGCAGTGCGGGAACTTCGGACCGCGTCAGGTCTGAAGCCGGGAACCCCACGTATACAGCTCGCGCTTGGAGTCGCACTCAATCAGTCGAACCAGCCCGACGCCGCCATCGATGCATTCAAGGCCGTTCTGAAGATCGATGCAAAATCCATACCTGCCCTGGACGGTCTAACCAAGGCGCTGATTGCGGAGAAGAGATACTCGGCGGCCATTGCCTATCTGAAGGATGCACCACCTGACGAAGTGTTGGCATTGAATCTCGCCATCGCCTACTCAAAGAACGGAAATCTCGAGGAAGCGCTGCAAACCCTCTCTGCAATCGTGAAAGATCACCCAGACTACGCGCAGGCGCACGTAAACCTCGCTATCCTCTATACCCAGCAGAGCCGCTACCGCGATGCGGCCGACGAGTTTCAGCAGGCGCTGCGGCTTGATCCGACAGATGATGTTGCTCGTGCCTCTTACATCAAAGCATTGATCATTCTCGCGCAGCTCGATACCGCACTGCCGCTGGCTGAAGACTACCTTCGCCGCAAGCCCAACGATTTCGAGGCTCTCTATCTTGTGGGAGCTGTAGACCGTGAACTCGGTAGATATACCGAGGCGGAAAGGACGCTATCCAAGGCCGTAGCGCTTCAGCCGGATCACTATGACGCCCATTACGATTTAGGCTTTGTTCTGGCTAAGCTCGATAAGTTTGCTGAAGCGCGAGTGCAGTTTGAAAGGGCGCTGCAACTCAATCCCGGCTCCAGCGAAGCCCGGTTTCAGCTCGCCTCTGTCCTGCGCTCCCTCGGCCAGAAAGATCAGGCCAACGAAGAGTTGAAAGTCTTCCAGCAGAAGAAAGCAGAGACCGTAAAGCAGGACGTAGCCGGCGTCAAAGTCAACCAGGCTAATCAATATCTGGTCACAGGTGAGGTGCAGAAGGCCCTTGAACTCTACCGTGAAGCTCTTGCCGAAGATGCGAACAATTCACGCACCTACTACGATTACGCGCTGGCTCTTGATCGAGCGGGAGATCTTGCTGCCGAGCGCGACGCTCTCGCCAAGTCGATCGCTTTAGACCCTGCATTCGCTCCCGCCCACAATCAGCTTGGGCTGCTCAGCCTGCAGGCAGGGCAGATGGCGGATGCCGAGCAGCAGCTCAAACTCGCCATTTCGCTCGACCCGCAGTACTCCGAGGCGCAGGGCAATCTGGGCGTCCTGTATGGCCAGCAGGGAAATAATCAGGAAGCAGAACGCCTTTTCCGGCAGGCGACGGAGAACAATCCCAAATACACCCGGGCCTTTGTGAATCTCGGACTCGTCCTGGCAAGTCAGGCACGCTTTGCAGAAGCGGAAGAGGTGCTGCATCACGCGGTGCAACTCGAGTCCAACAACACCTCCGCTCTCACCGCCGATGCAATGGTATTGACCCGTCTCAACCGCCACGCCGAGGCCATCGCCTCCTTTCGCAAGGTGATCGAACTCAATCCTCAGGCTGCGGAGGCTCATCTGAATCTGGGAATTGCCTTGGCAGATCAGTTCAATCTGAACGATGCTCTCGCCGAGTTCTCTGAGGCGGTGCGCCTTGCTCCTGATAGTGCAGTCGCCCACTACAACCGAGGCAGAGTCCTGCTCGATCTCCAGCGCAATCAGGAGGCAAAGCCGGAGCTGGAGGCAGCAACGAAGCTTGACTCGAGGTCGACAGAATCCTGGTATCTCTTGGGTCTGATTGCCCGGCAATCCGGAGATACCGAGACGGCCATCGGGCAGTTTTCACAGGCCGTCGCCTTGAAGCCCGATTACGCCGAGGCGCGGTACATGCTCGGCCGCGAACTGCTGCACAAGGGGGATAGTGCCGGCGCAACTCAGCAATGGCGCAAGGCCATTGAGATTCAGCCCGATTATGGCGAGGCCCTCTATAATCTCGCCCGTCTGCTTGCCAAATCCGACCCCGAGGATGCGAAGCGCCTACAGACCCGATTCGATGATCTGCAGACACAGAAGCACCTCATGGATCGCGCCCAGACGCTGGGCAACTTTGCCTTGGCCTCGGCGGAGGCTCACGATTGGCCGCAAGCGATCGCCCAGTTGAAGGAGGGCATTGAGCTCTGCAAAGACTGTAGTGCGCTGCCGCTGCTTCACAAGGATCTTGGGCTCATCTACTGCCGCTCCGGTGAACTGAAGAACGGACGCGCCGAGTTACTCGTAGCACAGAAGCTTTCGCCTGCCGACCCGGATGTGGCAAAGGCGCTCCAGATATTGGACTCAATGCAGAAGTAG
- a CDS encoding CRTAC1 family protein, with protein MATGNGKSTPAKPLPPGMKAPVVRYQDIAAPAGLKGVNISGAEKGKQYIIETTGTGVAIIDYDNDGLPDIFVVNGGRLDDGQAPTHYLYHNLGGLKFEDVTAKAGLAHTGWGQGVCAGDVDNSGNVDLFVTQWGQNALYHNLGNGTFRDEAKERGLATEQRRWSTGCAFIDFNRDGFLDLVVAHYIEFDPAKTPRPGDKSQCRWKGLPVLCGPRGLPAETVSLYENDGHGHFKDVSDQLHVTTPKNYYGFTVLTGDFDNDGWPDIYVACDSTASLYYHNLGGKGFEEIAAKAGVAYNEDGREQAGMGVSAGDFNHDGQLDIFKTNFADDTHTLYRSEGDNNFVDATIDSGLAVNTRYLGWGTAFLDIDNDGWPDLIVANGHVYPEVEDGHTGERFKQQRLLYWNRRDGQFFDLSGAGGPGISDEHSSRGLAVGDLDNDGEQEIVIVNMGEAPTLLKNVAPVSGSSLTVRALTATGRDAIGARVTLSAGGHKQIDEVRSGGSFMSQSDLRLHFGLGKSSEAELTVRWLSGKTETFPKVGAGQIVTVQEGKGIVRKQPYTLSKK; from the coding sequence ATGGCGACGGGTAATGGGAAATCTACTCCCGCCAAACCGTTGCCTCCGGGAATGAAGGCGCCTGTTGTGCGGTATCAGGACATCGCGGCCCCTGCGGGATTAAAGGGCGTCAACATCTCCGGTGCGGAGAAGGGCAAACAGTACATCATTGAGACCACTGGGACCGGTGTCGCGATCATCGACTATGACAACGATGGTCTCCCGGACATCTTTGTCGTGAACGGCGGGCGGCTGGACGATGGTCAAGCTCCGACGCACTATCTCTACCACAACCTCGGTGGATTGAAATTCGAAGATGTTACGGCGAAGGCAGGGCTGGCACACACGGGTTGGGGGCAAGGGGTGTGCGCGGGCGATGTAGATAACTCCGGAAACGTCGACCTGTTTGTCACGCAATGGGGGCAGAACGCTCTCTACCATAACCTCGGCAATGGAACGTTTCGTGACGAGGCGAAGGAGAGGGGACTGGCAACCGAGCAGCGGCGATGGAGCACGGGTTGTGCCTTCATTGACTTCAATCGGGATGGTTTTCTTGATCTGGTAGTGGCGCACTATATCGAATTCGATCCGGCCAAGACGCCGCGGCCTGGAGATAAGTCGCAGTGCCGGTGGAAAGGCCTGCCGGTGTTGTGCGGTCCTCGGGGACTGCCGGCAGAGACGGTCTCGCTGTACGAGAACGATGGGCACGGCCATTTCAAGGACGTCTCCGATCAACTCCATGTGACGACCCCGAAGAACTACTATGGCTTCACCGTACTGACGGGGGACTTCGACAACGACGGCTGGCCGGATATCTACGTGGCTTGCGACTCGACCGCAAGCCTTTACTACCATAATCTGGGCGGGAAGGGCTTTGAGGAGATCGCTGCGAAGGCCGGTGTAGCTTACAACGAAGATGGCCGCGAACAGGCTGGAATGGGAGTGAGTGCTGGAGACTTCAATCATGACGGTCAACTGGACATCTTCAAGACCAACTTCGCAGACGACACACATACGCTCTATCGCAGCGAGGGCGACAACAATTTCGTGGATGCGACGATCGATAGCGGTCTCGCGGTGAACACGCGTTATCTGGGATGGGGAACCGCGTTTCTCGACATCGACAATGATGGGTGGCCTGACCTGATCGTCGCCAACGGGCACGTGTATCCCGAGGTGGAAGACGGACACACGGGCGAGCGTTTCAAGCAGCAGCGGCTCCTCTATTGGAACCGGAGAGACGGCCAGTTCTTCGACCTCTCCGGGGCGGGCGGACCGGGTATATCCGACGAGCACTCGTCGCGCGGTCTCGCAGTGGGAGACCTGGACAACGACGGCGAGCAGGAGATCGTTATCGTGAACATGGGAGAGGCGCCCACGCTGCTCAAAAACGTTGCCCCTGTGAGCGGGAGTTCTCTAACGGTACGGGCGCTGACCGCTACTGGCCGGGATGCGATCGGCGCACGGGTTACGTTGAGCGCCGGAGGGCATAAACAGATCGACGAGGTCCGCAGCGGTGGCTCGTTTATGTCGCAGAGCGACCTGCGCCTGCACTTTGGTCTAGGCAAGTCGTCCGAGGCGGAGCTCACGGTCCGCTGGCTCAGCGGCAAGACCGAGACCTTTCCGAAGGTCGGTGCTGGGCAGATCGTTACGGTTCAAGAGGGCAAGGGCATCGTCCGCAAGCAGCCCTACACGCTTTCCAAAAAGTAG
- a CDS encoding tetratricopeptide repeat protein, with protein MKAIWFYLLWMAVALPAAFADTCSGAESQIKTISRDLARNAVTAAESLLAPLQGAYPDCAQLLLARARIKAAQGSAAEAQDLFLRYLEQVPDDSTGMAYFARFLIDQAEYQRADDLSAGALDRSPSDPAALAVRGQILDMKRQSQLGLELLKRSCELDPDDADAQFQLGALYDRAKRPAEAVKHFQKAVDLDPGYAPAWDYLALNLEPLGEMDRADAAYKKGLAVNQDGPQFDAFLDYNYGRFLAKRNQLVESKRHLDRAVELVPDFRATWYDRAKLNLRLGNYPEARTDAEKAASLTAQIGGIIDLQIYALLEQIYRRLGETELAEKYAVLTRETPPPVRKGYEQAPPQ; from the coding sequence ATGAAAGCGATCTGGTTCTATCTTCTGTGGATGGCAGTCGCCTTGCCTGCTGCCTTCGCGGATACCTGCAGCGGGGCGGAGTCTCAGATCAAGACCATCTCAAGGGATCTCGCACGCAATGCGGTCACTGCTGCCGAGAGTCTGCTGGCTCCGCTCCAGGGCGCTTATCCCGATTGCGCTCAACTCCTGCTTGCGCGTGCACGGATCAAGGCGGCGCAAGGATCCGCCGCAGAGGCGCAAGATCTGTTCCTGCGCTACCTAGAACAAGTGCCGGACGATTCCACCGGCATGGCGTACTTCGCCCGTTTCCTCATCGATCAGGCCGAGTACCAGAGGGCCGATGATCTCTCGGCCGGCGCGCTTGATCGTAGTCCCAGCGATCCTGCCGCGCTGGCGGTGCGTGGTCAGATTCTGGATATGAAGCGGCAGTCCCAGCTAGGCCTAGAACTGCTCAAAAGGTCCTGCGAGCTTGATCCCGACGATGCCGACGCACAGTTTCAACTCGGAGCTCTGTACGATCGCGCCAAGCGTCCCGCCGAAGCAGTAAAGCATTTTCAGAAGGCAGTGGATCTCGATCCCGGGTACGCTCCTGCATGGGATTACCTCGCTCTGAACCTGGAACCGCTCGGTGAAATGGATCGCGCCGACGCCGCCTATAAAAAAGGTCTTGCGGTTAACCAGGATGGACCACAATTCGACGCATTTCTCGATTACAACTACGGTCGCTTTCTGGCCAAGCGTAACCAACTCGTCGAGAGCAAGCGGCATCTCGACCGCGCAGTGGAACTCGTGCCTGATTTCCGCGCCACCTGGTACGACCGCGCGAAGCTCAACCTGCGGCTGGGCAACTATCCGGAGGCGCGAACGGATGCCGAGAAGGCTGCCAGCCTCACCGCACAGATTGGCGGCATCATTGATCTCCAGATCTATGCGCTGCTGGAACAGATCTACCGGCGGCTGGGTGAAACGGAGCTGGCGGAGAAGTATGCTGTTCTGACTCGGGAGACTCCTCCACCTGTGCGCAAGGGATACGAACAGGCCCCACCACAATGA
- a CDS encoding CRTAC1 family protein, whose translation MINRSLQRVRFQPSTCAVTTGLLLALCTQGLFAQNEAEIRFENRQPQSGVDFVLNNGTTSDKPIIDSIPGGVALLDYDNDGYLDIFFTNGAQIPTLSKEGPSFYNRLYHNNHDGTFTDVTDRAGLRGAGYSMGAAAADFDNDGWTDLYVTGINRNILYRNNHDGTFTDVTQRAGVSGVTPEGKKLLAVSSAWIDYDNDGRLDLFVTNYLDWSPETSKVCGAPGKRLSCPPSLYPGQPNILYHNNGDGTFTDVSTATGIASQIGKGMGVAIADYDGDGWMDIFVGNDNERNFLFRNRKGKGFDEIGVEAGVAYTDDGLPLSSMGVDFRDYRNDGRPSLFITALGGETFPLYRNEGNGFFRMDTYPARIGFPTFKMSGWGAGIYDFNNDGFKDLFSANSHVSENADLDPQQHYRQANAVFQNLQNGTFQDVSAQAGAALSLRAAHRGCAFGDLNNDGRIDVVVSAIGGPAELLYNTSASGNHWLLIQTIGVKSNRDGIGTQIKLISQSGVVQYNQVTTAGSYASSSDKRVHFGLGHDKLVKEIELRWPSGTIQVLHNVKADQILKVTEGAS comes from the coding sequence ATGATCAACCGCAGTCTGCAGCGAGTCCGTTTCCAACCATCCACCTGCGCCGTTACAACTGGGCTGCTGCTGGCCTTGTGTACTCAAGGCCTGTTCGCCCAGAACGAGGCCGAGATTCGCTTTGAAAATCGCCAGCCGCAGTCAGGCGTCGATTTCGTTCTGAACAACGGAACCACCAGCGATAAGCCGATCATCGACAGCATTCCGGGCGGGGTCGCTCTGCTGGATTATGACAACGACGGCTACCTCGACATCTTTTTCACCAACGGCGCACAGATCCCCACTCTCTCCAAAGAGGGGCCTAGCTTCTATAACCGGCTCTATCACAACAATCACGACGGGACATTTACCGATGTAACCGACCGTGCCGGCTTGCGCGGCGCAGGCTACAGCATGGGTGCGGCTGCAGCGGACTTTGACAATGATGGATGGACCGATCTCTATGTCACCGGGATCAATCGGAACATCCTGTACCGCAACAATCACGACGGGACATTTACCGATGTAACCCAGCGCGCTGGCGTCTCCGGAGTTACGCCCGAAGGCAAGAAACTGTTGGCGGTCTCCTCCGCGTGGATTGATTACGACAACGATGGCCGCCTCGATCTCTTTGTAACGAACTATCTGGACTGGTCGCCTGAGACTTCCAAGGTCTGTGGCGCACCCGGCAAGCGCCTGTCATGCCCGCCATCGCTCTACCCCGGCCAGCCGAACATCCTCTATCACAACAACGGCGATGGTACCTTCACCGATGTCTCAACGGCGACCGGCATCGCCAGTCAGATCGGCAAAGGCATGGGCGTAGCCATCGCGGATTACGATGGAGATGGATGGATGGATATCTTCGTCGGGAACGATAACGAGAGAAACTTCCTGTTCAGGAACCGTAAGGGCAAGGGCTTCGACGAAATCGGCGTTGAGGCCGGCGTGGCCTACACGGATGATGGCCTTCCCCTCTCGAGCATGGGCGTCGATTTTCGTGACTATCGCAACGACGGCCGTCCCAGCCTCTTCATCACCGCTCTCGGTGGCGAGACCTTCCCCCTGTACCGGAACGAAGGGAATGGTTTCTTCAGGATGGACACCTATCCCGCCCGGATCGGCTTCCCCACATTCAAGATGAGCGGCTGGGGAGCTGGTATCTATGACTTCAACAACGATGGTTTCAAGGACCTGTTCAGCGCGAACTCGCATGTAAGTGAGAACGCCGATCTCGACCCGCAGCAGCACTACCGGCAGGCCAACGCCGTCTTTCAGAACTTGCAGAACGGCACTTTTCAGGACGTAAGCGCACAGGCAGGCGCTGCTCTATCCCTACGGGCAGCCCATCGCGGTTGTGCCTTCGGCGATTTGAATAACGATGGCAGGATCGATGTCGTCGTCTCGGCGATCGGAGGTCCAGCCGAGCTCCTCTACAACACATCCGCAAGCGGCAACCATTGGCTGCTGATTCAGACCATCGGAGTCAAGAGTAACCGCGATGGCATCGGCACGCAGATCAAGCTCATCTCGCAGTCCGGCGTCGTGCAGTATAACCAAGTGACGACCGCCGGAAGCTATGCGAGTTCCTCGGACAAGCGGGTCCACTTCGGCCTCGGTCATGACAAGCTGGTGAAGGAGATCGAACTCCGCTGGCCGAGCGGGACGATCCAGGTTCTGCACAACGTGAAGGCGGATCAGATTCTTAAGGTGACCGAGGGCGCGTCATGA
- a CDS encoding tetratricopeptide repeat protein, whose translation MKTEQRRLQKYAGWMLCSVSTLLLLEGFGQTQKAAPAVKQRQGAAIQLPATPDGDGYVGSASCSRCHLGIYKQFSRTSMGRSMSPITPELLQTLPVSADLYDDKLDRHFEVHSRDGKLYQSEYQTDAGGKEIFRDSHEVDWIIGAGANGFGALLQRDNYLFQAPLSFYSKPGTWGPSPGYEFGDYGFNRPILAGCISCHSGRPRPVAATNGRFETPPFTEMAIGCENCHGPGAAHIRAMDSGDSPERGQGHSIVNPARLSMDLANNICMSCHQTGNVRVFKQGKTYQDFRPGTPLDDVLSILMVPPTRESPPQADHLEHFYSMSLSKCYRASAGRMGCITCHNPHVEPSREEAPAYFNARCLTCHTQQSCKGSHAARERSKPVDNCIGCHMPKRDVQVISHSSVTSHRILARPDEGFPETALHQTTPALPDLIHLNPIPGRKDDVVPPLTLLQAYGELAASKPEYVAPYLKVLAQLEQTDPDKAIVQAALGRRDLKSGKLQEAADHLHRALQLGPPQATVYGDLAEVMTKLGRAEEGLALLQKATVLDPFNPVLQRALVVRLINMKQYSNALAAMEHYLEIFPQDSYMRKMLGLAKGEPSQK comes from the coding sequence ATGAAGACTGAACAGCGACGGTTGCAAAAGTACGCAGGATGGATGCTGTGCAGCGTCTCAACCCTCCTGCTGCTGGAAGGCTTCGGCCAAACCCAGAAAGCGGCCCCTGCCGTAAAGCAACGCCAAGGGGCAGCCATCCAGCTCCCGGCCACCCCGGACGGCGATGGCTACGTGGGGTCAGCAAGCTGTTCCCGGTGTCATCTCGGAATTTACAAGCAGTTTTCGCGGACGAGCATGGGCCGGTCCATGTCTCCGATCACTCCAGAGCTCTTGCAGACTCTGCCCGTCTCGGCCGACCTCTACGATGACAAGTTGGACCGGCACTTTGAAGTGCATTCCAGGGATGGAAAGCTGTACCAGAGCGAGTACCAGACGGATGCGGGTGGGAAGGAGATATTTCGGGACTCGCACGAGGTCGATTGGATCATTGGAGCAGGAGCCAACGGCTTCGGAGCTCTGTTGCAGCGCGACAACTATCTCTTCCAGGCACCCCTGTCCTTCTATTCCAAACCAGGCACTTGGGGGCCGTCCCCGGGGTACGAGTTCGGAGATTACGGCTTCAACCGCCCTATCCTCGCCGGTTGCATCTCCTGCCACAGCGGCCGCCCGCGGCCGGTCGCCGCAACCAATGGACGCTTTGAAACCCCGCCGTTTACCGAGATGGCCATCGGCTGTGAAAACTGTCACGGGCCAGGAGCGGCGCACATTCGCGCGATGGATTCGGGAGACTCACCCGAGAGGGGCCAGGGCCACTCTATCGTAAATCCCGCCAGGCTCAGCATGGATCTGGCGAACAACATCTGCATGTCGTGCCATCAAACCGGCAATGTGCGCGTCTTCAAACAGGGCAAGACGTATCAAGACTTCAGGCCGGGCACGCCACTGGACGATGTCCTCTCGATCCTGATGGTTCCTCCAACCCGGGAGTCACCCCCGCAGGCCGATCATCTTGAGCACTTCTACTCGATGTCTTTGAGCAAGTGTTATCGGGCCAGCGCAGGCCGCATGGGATGCATCACCTGCCACAATCCGCATGTGGAGCCCTCGCGGGAAGAGGCGCCGGCGTACTTCAACGCAAGATGCCTGACCTGCCACACTCAACAGAGCTGCAAAGGGTCCCATGCCGCACGCGAGCGCAGCAAGCCCGTAGATAACTGCATCGGCTGCCATATGCCGAAGCGTGATGTGCAGGTGATTTCGCACTCAAGCGTCACTAGCCACAGGATTCTCGCCCGACCTGACGAAGGCTTTCCGGAAACCGCCTTACATCAGACCACCCCGGCTTTACCGGATCTGATTCATCTCAACCCTATACCCGGCAGGAAAGATGATGTCGTCCCACCGCTCACCCTCTTGCAGGCCTATGGCGAGCTTGCCGCGAGTAAACCGGAGTATGTTGCTCCTTATCTCAAGGTCCTCGCACAACTGGAGCAGACCGATCCCGACAAGGCCATAGTGCAGGCTGCTCTGGGTCGCAGAGATCTCAAGAGTGGCAAGCTGCAGGAAGCGGCCGACCATCTGCATCGCGCGTTGCAGCTCGGACCTCCACAGGCCACGGTCTATGGTGATCTTGCCGAGGTCATGACAAAATTGGGCCGCGCCGAGGAGGGGCTCGCCCTGCTGCAGAAGGCAACGGTGCTCGATCCCTTCAATCCGGTGCTGCAGAGGGCGCTGGTTGTGCGCCTCATCAATATGAAGCAATACTCGAACGCTCTCGCCGCAATGGAGCACTACCTGGAGATATTTCCTCAGGATTCCTATATGCGGAAGATGCTGGGTCTCGCTAAAGGAGAACCTTCACAGAAATGA